GCGGTCGTGCGCGTGTACGATCCGCGCGCAGAGGAGAAGGGCGCGTTGGTCCTGCCCGCGGTCCATTACGATCCAGATCCCTACCAGGCCGCTTCAGGAGCGGACGCGGTGGTTATTTGCACGGAGTGGCAGGAGTTCAGGGATCTGGACCTGGATCGGCTGCGCGAACGTCTCGCCAGCCCCGTGCTGATAGACGCCAGGAACATCCTCAACCCGGAGAGCGCGGCTCGCCACGGGCTTCGGTACACTGGAATCGGGAGAGGGATTGATCCGGTCACGTAGCGCCCTGGTGGCCGGCGGCGCCGGCTTCATTGGCTCCCACCTGTGCGACCGCCTGCTGAGCGACGGTTGGTCGGTCACCTGCCTGGATTCGCTTGTGACGGGCAGTGCTGCCAACGTGGACCACCTCATCCGCAACCCGCACTTCTTCTTTCGCGCCGGCGACGCCCGCCATCCGGTGGACTGGGAAGGGGATCTGATCCTGAACCTGGCAAGCCCGGCCAGCCCGCCTGCCTACCAGCGCGATAGGGTGCTGACGCTGACGACCAACGCCGAAGGCACCAGAAACCTGCTGGAGCTGGCGCGCCGCACAGGCGCCAGGTTCGTGCAGGCCTCAACGTCCGAGGTCTACGGCGATCCCGAGGAAAACCCGCAGCGCGAGACCTACCCCGGGCGCGTGAACCCGATCGGGCCGCGCTCGTGCTACGACGAGGGCAAGCGCTATGCCGAGGCCCTGATTGTGGCCGTGGTGGCCGAGTGGGGGGTAGATGCCCGGATAGCCCGCATCTTCAACACGTACGGTCCCCGAATGGATTCCGCGGACGGCCGCGTTGTCGTGACGTTTATTGGTTGTCTCATTGCGGGCAGGCCCCTTCCGGTCTTCGGCGACGGCTCGCAGACGCGCAGCCTGTGCTACGTCGAGGACTTGGTGGAGGGGCTCCTACGGCTGGCGGCGGCGCCTGGGTTGGCAGGAGAGGTCTTCAATCTCGGGAATCCCGACGAACGAACCATCCTGGAGCTGGCCGAAGCAGTGCAGCGCGTGGCGGGAAGGCGGGCGGAGATAGAGTTCCTGGAGCTGCCGCAGGACGATCCGACAAGACGATGCCCGGACATCACCAAGGCCAGAGAGACGCTAGGGTGGTCGCCTCGGGTTCCCCTTGAAGAAGGACTCAAGCGCACCTGGGACTGGTACCTCGATCAACACGGCCGGCAATGACCTGGCTGGAACGCGCGGTTGCGTGGCTTCTGTTCTCGCTGGGGCTCCTGGGGGTCTTCTACTTCCTGACCTGGTGGGCTGCTCCAGGAACGGTGGCGAGCCCGGCCCTCTTTGCCCTCTTCTCGTTTGTCGCGTGGTTTTCGGTGTTCCGGATGATATCCAACTGGTACGCGCTGGTCAACGTGGTGCGTCCGCAACCGCGCCCTCCTGCCCAGGGCATGGCCGTGGATGTGCTTACGACGGCTGCGCCGGGTGAGCCCCTGGAGATGTTCCGCACCACGCTCACTGCTTTGCTAGGCATGAGGTATCGGCACAAGACCTACCTGCTGGACGACAGCCATAGCGACGACCTGCGTGACCTGTGTGGCGAACTGGGGGTTCACTACATCAGGAGGGATCGACCGGGCGAGGGAGGCAAAGCAGGGAACGTGAACGCCGCCCTCCGCGCGACCAACGGCGAGTTCGTGGCCATCTTCGATCCGGACCACGTTCCCGAGCCGGAGTTCCTGGAGCGCGTGCTGGGCCACTTCGACGATCCCCGGGTTGGTTTTGTCCAGGCGGCCCAGGCATACCACAACCAACACGAGAGCTTCGTTGCGCGCGGGGCGGCGGAGCAGAGCTACGAGCTGTACGGCCCGACGATGATGGGGCTGCACGGGATCGGGTCACCGCTGCTCTTCGGGTGCCACACCACCTTTCGCAGAACGGCGCTGGAGTCGGTCGGCGGATACGCCGTACACAACGCCGAGGACCTGCGGACGACGATGCGGCTCTACGCCAACGGATGGAAGGGGGTCTACGTCCCCGAGATCCTGGCCCGAGGCCTGGTGCCGGCCGACCTGCCCACCTACTTCCGGCAGCAGTACCGGTGGGCGCACAGCGTCTTCGATCTGTTGTTTCGCGACTACTGGCAGCTGTGCCGGCGCTGGACCCTGATGCAGTGCTGGGCCTTTCTGGCGACGTGCACCTTCTACTTCGTCGGGGTGGCGATCCTGATAAGCTTGTTCCTTCCGGTTATCTTCCTGCTGTCCGGCTGGACTCCGGTTGCGGTCGATGCAAGCTCGTTCCTGATCCACATGGCGCCGCTGCTGCTGGCCAACTTCATCATTCGGAGGTACGGGCAGCGCTTTCTTCTCGACCGGAGGGAAAGAGGATGGCACATCGCCGGCATGACGATGCTGTTTGCGAGCTGCTTCGCTCACACCGCGGGGCTCGTGGCGGCGCTCCGCAACGTCCGCGTGCCTTACCTGGTAACGGCCAAGGGAGGCAGGGCACAGACGGGCGCGACCCACACTCGGCCCCACGCCCTGGTCGCCGCGGCCTCGTGCGGCGCGGTTCTCTACAGCGTCTGGATGGGACAGCCCGCGGAGACCTGGCTGATTCGGGCGTGCGCGGCATGGAATGCGGCCGTGATGGGCGCCGTAGTGTGGATCGCTAGTAGGGACGAAAGAGGAGGTCCGGGAGGGTGAAGCTCGCGTGGCGAGCGGCTCGGGTGCTGCTGTTCGCGGCGTGGCTTTTGGTGCTGTGGTGGGGGATTCGCCAGGGGGCCCTGGCGGTAAGGCAGATCTTGGCCAACCTGCCGGCCGGCGTCACCCCTGTTCTCGCATTGGACGAGCTCCGCAAACCCGGCGCAGGGGCCGTGCTGGGCGTCTTCGTTCCAGGGGTGCCGGAGGACATGCGCCTGCTTGACTCCCTCGAGGAGACCGTGCGCAGGCGGTTCATGATGGTGAGCTTCTACCAGTCGTGGGGGAGCCGGCCCGACCAGCAGTTCGATCCACGCGCCCTAAACCGGATACTGGCTCACGGCGCGATTCCCGTGCTCACCTGGGAGCCGTGGGTCACCGATTTCACCCGCCCCGGGCTGCCTCCCATGCCGGACCGCCAGTTCCGGAACCTGCGTGCGATCTCCAGTGGTCAGTACGACTTCTACATCGAGCGATGGGCGCGGGCTGCCAGGGACTGGGGGCATCCCTTGATGGTAAGGCTGGGGCACGAGATGAACGCTAGCTGGTATCCCTGGGGAGAGCGCGCCTTCGGCAACACGGCGGAGGACTACATCGCCATGTGGCGCCACGTCGTTGGAGTCTTCCGGCGAGCCGGCGCCCGCAATGTGCTGTGGGTCTGGTCCGCGGCGCTGGTACCGCTGGGTGAGACCTACCCAGGCGGCGACTACGTGGATTGGGTGGGTATTACCGTACTGAACTTCGGCACGGTGCCTCCGGGATGGAAGTGGCGCTCATTTCAAGATCTCTTCTCGTCCCACTATGACGAGCTGAAGAAGACGGGCAAGCCCATCATGGTTGCCGAGGTTGCTTCTGCAGAAGAGGGCGGCGATAAGGCCGACTGGATCCGGGATTCCATGGCCTCGCTCCTGGAGAGCTTTCCCCAGGTCAAGGCCTTCATGTGGTTCAACAGCGCGCAGGATCGGTACTGGCCGATCAACTGGTCCCTGACCTCTTCTCGGGAGGCCGCCAGCGCGTTTCGTCGCGCAGCCGCGGATCCCTACTTCAAGGCGCCCCCCCGCTAGGGCGGCGGTGCTGGGGATCTGCCCAACGCCCGGTACGCGAAGTAGGCGGGTTTGGGATCGAAGTTGTGGTGGACGAGGCCGTAGTTGTGGTAGGCGAGGGTGGGGTTGGTGCCCTTGTCGCGGAGGTTGTACCACATGGCGACCTGGACGAAGGGATACTCCGCTGCGATCTTCTCGTATGCGCGCGACAGGTAGGCGGCCTGGGTGGCGTGGCTGACGCCCTCTGCCCAATCGCCGGTGGCGCCTGGGGCGCGGCGGTTGGTGGGCCAGGACATCTCGGTGATCCAGATGGGCTTGGCGGCGTCTCCGTTGGCGACCATGATCTTGCGCAGCTCGGCGAGGCCGTGGAAGGAGTTGCGGACGTGGGGGTGGACCTCGTCGGGGCTGCGCTGGAAGACGTACGGGTGGACGCCGAGGACATCGAAGAACGGGCGGGCGCCGAGCGCGTACATCTGGCGTAGGTAGTCGGTGTTGTTGCCGGCGAGGCCGCCCGAGATGAAGGTGGCCTGGGGGTCGGCGGCCTTGCCCTTGGTGTAGGCCTCCCGGAGCATCTCGACGAAGCCGCGGACATCGGGAGCAGGCTTCCAGAACTCGTGCCAGTCGGGCTCGTTCCAGATCTCCCAGTGCCTGACGCGCGAAGAGAAGCGGCGGACGGTGTAGCCGACGAAGTCGCCCAGGTCGCGCATGCGCAGCGGCGGGGCGTCCCATCCACGGGGGTTGGCCCAGGGAGGTGTGGCAAGGACGAGAAGCATCACGCGCATCCCGGCGCCGCGGATCTCGTCAACCAGCGACTCCAGAACCCTCAGATAGTCCTCGTTGTATTCGCCCTTGCGGGGTTCGGCCGCGTACCAGTTGAGTACGATGCGGACCCACGCGATCCCGGCATTCTGCATCAGCGCGATTTCGCGCCGCCGGATCGCAGACTCCGTGTCCGGCTGGATGTCGCTCTGGACGCCGATCAGGAGGGAGCGGGCTGCAGGGGTGAGTCGCTGGTTTGCGGGCTCACGGCTGTGAGGAGGCCCAACGTCGTCATCACCGGTGTCCGCAGGCTGGATCACGACGGCTCCTGGGTCCTGCTCCTGGGGATCAGGTTCGCCATCTTCCGGGAGTATGGTGATCAGCGTGACTGGCTCGGTCGCTCCGGAGATCACTGGTGGGATTGCGGTGGCTAGCAGGGCGGCTATCAACAGCGTGCGCGCGATCAGTGAGCCGGGGCCGCGCTGTCCGGTTCGGTACATGCTCCCGCCCCTTTCGGTAGCCCGGCTGACCGGCTTGGGCCGGTCCCGCGGCTTTGCGTCCCCGCCTCACGACGGGTATGCCTTTATCGAGGGGCCAGGCGGAGATCGGCTTGGCCCTTGGATCAAAGTACTCCGTTCCCTTATGTTCTTCCCAGGAGGTGGACTCCATAGTCCCCGCACCCTACGGGATGCGGGTTTCGGTTCCCGGAGCGGCTGGAAGCAGGAATACGGTAGGGTTTGCGAGAATCGGAATCGCGGCGCACCGTATGGGTGCGACCTCTGGGGTTTGTGAGGAGGGGACGCATGAACAAGGAACAGCTCATCGAGAAGGTCGCCGACAAGACGGGCGCCACCAAGAAGAGCGCGCTCGAGGTGGTCAACATGGCTCTGGATCTGATCGCTGCTGCCCTGCGCAAGGGCGACAAGGTCACCTTGGTTGGCTTTGGCACCTTCCTGGTGCGCAGGCGCAAGGCGCGCGAGGGTCGCAACCCTCAGACCGGCGCCAAGCTCAAGATCCCGGCCAAGAAGGTACCTGCTTTCACGGCGGGGAAGGATCTCAAGGCCGCGGTCAAGTAGTTCCAGACCCTTGAGCACGGTGGGCAGGCCGCCTCTGGCGGCCTGCCCGTTGTTTCGATGTTCGGCCAATGCTCGGCCGGCAGGGGTCCCGGATCGGAGGAACTTTCCGGCCCCGGCGCGAAGATAACCATGACGTCCAGCGCACCGCCAGTACCGGTCATTCCCCCTGTCAAGTTGCTGGTGCGTTCGAGGCCCGGCTGTGCGCCGGAGGAGGAAGTGTCCTGCCGTGTGGGTTGATCTTCTGGCCGAGGAGATACTGACGGCTCGCGCTGAGCCGCGCCACGTTGTCAACGACGCCAAGAGCCCGTCGGGCCGCGTCCACGTGGGCTCCCTGCGCGGCGTGATCCTGCACGACTGCGTGACCCGCGCACTGCGGGACCGCGGCGCACCCGTTGAGTTCCTGTACGGTTACGACGACTTCGATCCCATGGACGGCCTGCCTGCCGGCCACGGGGACCTTGCGTCCTACCTGGGCGTGCCGCTGTGTCACGTGCCTTCTCCGGATCCAGATGCGGCGTCCAGCTTCGCGCGATACTACGCGGACGAGTTCACGCGCGTCTTCACCCGGCTCGGCGCTGCCCCCCGGATCTACTGGACGAGCGAGCTGTACGGCACTGGGGCATTTGACGCGACGATCCGGATCGCGCTGGACCGGGCGGCGGAGATCATCGAGATTGACCGCGCGATCAGCGGGAGCCGGAAGGCCGAGCGCCATCCGTTCCAGGTGATCTGCGAATCTTGCGGCAAGATCGGTACCACTGTGGTTACCGGCTGGGACGGCGACCAGGTTTCCTACGCGTGCCGTCCGGACAAGGTGGTCTGGGCGCAGGGGTGCGGGCACGAGGGCCGCCGCTCGCCTTTCGGCGGGGGCGGCAAGCTCCAGTACGTCACCGAGTGGGCGGCCAAGTGGCACGCCTTTGGAGTGACCGTGGAGGGTGCCGGCAAAGACCACATGACCCGGGGAGGCAGCTTCGACCGAGCGGGGGCCATAGTTGAGGCCGTCTACGGCTCCCCGCGCCCGTTCTCGATACCCTACGAGTGGTTTCTGGTTGGTGGCCGGAAGATGGCCTCCAGCAAGGGGGTGGGAATGCCCGCGGTAGAGTTTGCGGAGGTCCTGCGGCCCGAGCTGGCCCGGTTCACTATGGTCCGGCCCCACTACCGGCAGCACGTGGACTTTGACCCGTCAGGAGAGACGATCCCCCTGCTGTACGATGAGTTCGATCGGGCGGCGCGTGCGCACGCGGGATGGGAAGATGACCCCGACCTCGCTCGTACCTTCTACTACGCGCACGCCTCCGAGCCGCGGGCAGGCATCTTCCGCCTCCGCTTCACCCGGGTGGCCCACCTGAGCCAGATCCCCAGCGCAAACCTGGAAGAGGAAGCCGAGCGCGGGAAAGGCGCCTCCCTCACCGACGAGGACCGGCGGGAGTTGGAGGCACGCCTCGCCGATGCACGCCGGTGGCTGAAGACCTACGCTCCCGAGGCCTACAGGTTCGAGGTCCAGACAGCCTTGCCGCCGGCCGCTTCTGGGCTTTCACCCCAGCAGCGCGCGTTCCTGGCCGCCCTGGTTCCTCTGGTTGAGGAGGCGGTGGACGGTGACTCGCTGCACGGGGCCATCCACGATCTGAAGGTAGAGCTCGGGCTCGCGCCGAAGGCGGCGTTTGGAGCGATCTATCTGGCGTTCCTGGGCAAGGAGTCGGGTCCCCAGGCCGGATGGTTCCTGGCGGCGCTCGACCGGCGGTTCGTGATCGGCCGACTGCTGGAGGCTGCCGCCCCCGCAGGCGAGGCCCCGGTTGCATGAGGAGAGGTACACTATCGTGAGCACCGACGCGCTGACGGTGCTGGTGCTGTCCAGGGTGGAGGAGCACCACCTCGACGCGATCCGGGCCGTGGATCCGCGCGTCCGCGTGCTGGCCGCGACCGACCCCGAGCACGCCCAGGCCCTGGCCGCGGAGGCCGATGTCATCGTTGCCTGGCAGATCCCGCAGCCGTTGCTGGACCGTGCCGAGCGGCTGCGCTGGATCCACGCCACCGCCGCCGGCGTGGACGGGCTGCTGGTGCCCGCCGTGGTCGAGGGACGCGTTACGCTGACGAGCAGCGTGGGGATTCACTCCACGGTGCTGCCCGAGCACGTGATGGCCTTGGTGCTGGCGTTCTCCAGGCGCCTGCACGTGGCCGTTCGACTCCAGTCGGTCCGCCGGTGGGATCGGGCGGCGTGCGTTGGAGGCGAGGTCGAGGGCAAGGTTCTGGGCGTGCTGGGGCTGGGTGCCATAGGGCGCGCCCTGTCGCGCCGGGCCTCGGCGTTCGGCATGCGGGTGATCGGAACCAAGCGGACGCCGGAGGCGATGCCCTGCGTGGAGCGCGTCCTGCCGCCGGAGGGTACCGACCAGATTCTAAGAGACGCGGACTACGTGGTGGTGCTACTTCCGCTCACGCGGCAGACCCGCGGCCTGATTGACGGGCGGGCCCTATCGCTGATGAAGCGGTCGGCCGTGCTCATCAACGTGGCACGCGGTCCCGTGGTGGTGGAGGAGGCGCTCGTCGCGGCCCTGAGGGGCGGCCTGATCGCAGGCGCCGGCCTGGACGTCTTCGATCGCGAGCCGCTGTCCCCCGACAGCCCGCTGTACGACATGGAGAACGTTATCATAACGCCGCACGTCTCAGGCGCCTCACCGACCTACTTCGACCGGGCGATTCCCCTGTTCTGCGAGAATCTGCGCAGGTACCTGGTCGGGGCGCCGATGCTCAACGTCGTGGATGCCGAGCGGGGTTACTAGCAGTCCGCACGGCGATCATTGGAGGAGGATGACCTTGAAGCGCTACAGTGCAGACCAGATAAGGAACATCGCCGTCATAGGGCACGGGGGAACGGGCAAGACCACCCTGGTGGAGGCGATGCTCTTTCGCACGGGGACCATCGACCGCCAGGGCCGGGTGGACGACGGTACGACCACCACGGACTTCGACCCGGAGGAGATCAGGCGCAAGCACACGATCAACGCGTCGCTGGCCCCACTGGAGTGGGAGGGCGCCAAGGTTAACCTGATCGACACGCCTGGATACCCGGACTTCGTGGGCGAGATGGTCGGCGCGCTACGCGTCTGCGAGGGCGCGCTGGTGGTCGTGGACGCCCGCTCCGGCGTGGAGGTGCAGACCGAGCAGGCATGGGCGCGGGCGGATGAGCGGGGTCTGGCCCGGTTGGTGATCGTGAACCGTCTGGACCGCGAGCACGCCAGCTTCTCCCAGACCATGGAAGGGTTGAATGCCAGGTTCGGGAAGCAAATCGTCCCGCTGCACCTGCCGATCGGTGCGGAGGCAGGGCTCTCCGGGGTCGTAGACGTGCTTTCCATGAAGGCGCACACCGTGCGCGACGGGCAGGAATCGGTGCAGGAGCTGCCCGTCGAACTGAGTGAGGAGGCAGCGGCCGCGCGTGAGCGGCTGATAGAGTTGGCCGCCGAGAGCGACGACGCGCTGCTGGAGAAGTACCTGGAAGCCGGCACGCTGAGCGACGAGGAGATCCGCCGAGGCCTGGTCGCCGGGGTCCGTGCCGGCAAGATCGTGCCGGCCGTGCCCGCGTCCGCGACCAGGCGGATTGGGGTGGGCCAGGTGCTTACGGCGATCGTTGACCTCCTGCCCTCCCCGGCCGACCGCGGCCCGACCACCGGCACGCACCCGCGGAACGGATCAGAGCTTCTGGTTGAGCCGTCCGAGGCCGGTCCGTTTGCGGCCCTGGTCTTCAAGACCATGGCCGATCCCTACGTAGGCAGGCTGTCGTACTTCCGCGTCTACGGTGGGACTTTCGCTTCGGACTCCCATGTGTTCAACGCGTCCCGCGACAAGACGGAACGGGTGGGCCAGCTCTATCGCCTGCGCGGCAAGCAACAAGAGGCCACCCCGCAGGTTGGCCCGGGCGACATCGGGGCCGTGGCCAAGCTCGCCGAGACCGCCACCGGGGACACGCTGTGCTCCAAGGAAGCGCCGGTCCGCCTCGCTCCGGTGGTGTTTCCCCAGTCCGCGATCTCGATGGCGATCGAGCCCAAGAGCAAGGCCGACGAAGACAAGATGGGCAATGCCCTGCACCGCCTGGCGGAAGAGGACCCAACGTTCAGCGTTCGCCGCGATCCTGAACTCAAGCAGACCGTGATCTCGGGCATGGGCGAGTCCCACCTGGAGATCATGGCCGATCGGCTGCGGCGCAAGTTTGGCGTGGACGTTGTGCTCTCGCCCCCGCGCGTGCCCTACCGAGAGACCATACGGGGCCGCGGCAAGGCGCAGGGCCGGCACGTCAAGCAGAGCGGAGGGCGCGGGCAGTACGGGGTTTGCTCTGTGGAGGTGGAGCCGCTCCCGCGCGGCAGCGGGTTCGAGTTCGTGGACAAGATCTTCGGTGGAGCGATACCCAACCAGTACATTCCCTCGGTCGAGAAGGGCGCCCGCAAGGCGCTTGAGGAAGGCATTCTGGCAGGGAACAAGGTGGTGGATGTCAGGGTCACGCTCGTGGATGGGAAGTACCACGACGTGGACTCCTCGGATATCGCGTTCCAGCTCGCCGGTGCGTTGGCGGTCAAAGAGGCGGCGACACAGGCCGGGTTAACGCTGCTGGAGCCGATCCTGGATCTGGCCGTCCGCGTCCCTGAAACCCTCATGGGCGACATCATCGGTGACCTGAACTCCAAGCGCGCCCGCATAAGCGGCATGGAATCACAGGGAGACGGCACGACGATCGTGAGGGCCCAGGTTCCCCAGGGAGAGGTCCTGCGGTATGCTTCGGACCTGCGGTCCATTACCGGAGGGCGCGGATCGTTTACCGCTTCCTTCTCCCACTACGATCCAGTTCCCGGGCACGTGGCCGACCGGTTGGTGGCCGAGGCCCGCCGCCAGAAGGAGGAGGTGGAGGGGCCCCGGGCATAACGGTAGGACCCACAGGGCAATGAGTCGCGGGTGGATTTCGGGTGAGATCAAAGAGGAGATCAGGCGGCGGACCGACATCGTCGCCATGGTCTCGACCCATGCCTCGCTGAAGAAATCCGGCCGCTACTACAAAGGGCTCTGCCCGTTCCACCAGGAGAAGACACCGTCGTTCCACGTAGACCCGGAGCGGGGGCTGTTTCACTGCTTCGGCTGCGGCGCGGGCGGCGACGTCTTCGACTTCGCGATGCGCTCCGCCAACCTCACCTTCATGGAGGCCGCGGCGGAGCTGGGCCGGCGAGCCGGCGTTGAGATCGAGACCTCGCCTGATGCCGCGCAGCGGGCGTCGGAGAGGGAGCAGGTCCTGCGCGCGCTGGACGCCGCCCGCGACTACTTCCGGGCATCGCTCGCCTCAGTTGGGCGCAAGGCCCGGGCGTACCTGGAGCGGCGTGGGGTGAGCGAGGAGATCGCCGGCCGGTTTCACCTCGGCTACGCTGCGCCGGGATGGGATGGCATGCTGACCGCGCTCCAGGCGCGGGGTTATCCGGCGGCGGTGCTGGAGCAGGCAGGTCTTGCCGCGCCGCGGACCAGCGGGGGCTACTACGACGTGTTTCGCGACCGCCTCATGTTCCCGATCCTGGACCTGCAGGACCGGGTGGTGGCCTTCGGCGGCCGCGCGCTTGACGAGGCCGAACCCAAGTACCTGAACTCTAAGGAGACCCTCGCGTTCTCGAAGGGCAGGTTGCTGTATGCGCTCGGCCCGGCCCGTGAAGCGATTCGGGAGCGAGGGGAGGTTCTGGTGGTAGAGGGCTACATGGATGTCCTGGCCTGCCACCAGTTCGGGTTTCGCAATGCGGTGGCATCCCTGGGGACCGCGCTTACAGCCGATCAGGTGGGTCTGCTCAGGCGGTTCGCCCCGCGCGCGGTGCTCATGTACGATCCGGACCAGGCCGGAGCAGCGGCGGCCGAGCGCGGCCTGGCGCTGTGTGAAGAAGCGGAGGTATCGGTTCGGGTGGCAGTCCTGCCGCCCGGCGAGGATCCCGACGCCTACCTGCGGCGCCACGGTGCCGAGGCGTTCGGCCAACTGCTGGCCGGTGCGCTCCCCATGTTCGAATACCGGCTCGAGGCCGCCGCCCTCCGCCACGGCCCCGATCTGAGGGAAGGGAAACTCGCGCTTGTTGACGAAATGTTAGATGTTATTCAGACGGTTGCGAATCCGGTTCGTGCGGCAGAGTATTTGCGCGCGTTGGCCGGACGGTTCGCGCTGCCCGAGGAGGCCTTGCGCCAGCGGTTGCGTTCGCGGAAGCGGTCGGGGCGCTCCCCTGCACAGCAGCAGGGCGCGATGACGCTCAGCGGCGACCGGGCCCGGGAGGAAGCGGAGCGGTTGCTGCTGCACCTGATGGTGGCGGAGCCGACCCGCAGGACGGAGGTTGCCCGGGTGCTGGACGCCGACGCTTTCTTCGTCCCGGTGCACCGGGCTCTCGCGGCAGTTCTCCTGGTGTCGCCGGATGCCGACGCCGCGGAGCTGCGCGAGGGGCTGGATGAGGCGGCTTCGGCTTTACTGGTGCGGCTGGCGTTTGAACCACCGCCGGTGACCGAGCGTGACAAGGACCGGGCCGCCGCCGAGGCAGTGCGCTACTTGGTGCACACCAGCCCGGCGGCAGTTGAGCGGGAGCGGCTGTGGGTGGCGCTGCAGGCGGCCCAGGCATGCGGGGATGAGACAGAGCTTCGCCGGCTCCAGGCTGCCTACGCGGAGCTGATCACGGCGGGCCGGCGACGGAACTAGACGTCGTACTGGAAACGGGTCAGGTTT
This genomic window from bacterium contains:
- the dnaG gene encoding DNA primase: MSRGWISGEIKEEIRRRTDIVAMVSTHASLKKSGRYYKGLCPFHQEKTPSFHVDPERGLFHCFGCGAGGDVFDFAMRSANLTFMEAAAELGRRAGVEIETSPDAAQRASEREQVLRALDAARDYFRASLASVGRKARAYLERRGVSEEIAGRFHLGYAAPGWDGMLTALQARGYPAAVLEQAGLAAPRTSGGYYDVFRDRLMFPILDLQDRVVAFGGRALDEAEPKYLNSKETLAFSKGRLLYALGPAREAIRERGEVLVVEGYMDVLACHQFGFRNAVASLGTALTADQVGLLRRFAPRAVLMYDPDQAGAAAAERGLALCEEAEVSVRVAVLPPGEDPDAYLRRHGAEAFGQLLAGALPMFEYRLEAAALRHGPDLREGKLALVDEMLDVIQTVANPVRAAEYLRALAGRFALPEEALRQRLRSRKRSGRSPAQQQGAMTLSGDRAREEAERLLLHLMVAEPTRRTEVARVLDADAFFVPVHRALAAVLLVSPDADAAELREGLDEAASALLVRLAFEPPPVTERDKDRAAAEAVRYLVHTSPAAVERERLWVALQAAQACGDETELRRLQAAYAELITAGRRRN